A segment of the Cryptosporidium parvum Iowa II chromosome 5, whole genome shotgun sequence genome:
ttttgatatcgaatcttttgattttgcattgaaattttaaatatatgctcaaaatcaattttttttattctacCAAAATGTGAACTAATGTAAACATAATGTAGGTATTATTGTagattatatttaaatataagagatcattataaattatttgaattttgatTCTCTTACTTCAATATACCAAGACTAGGATAAAACTGAagaaaatatcaatttttttgatttaattacaTTTTTTCCCAGCATAATTTTGGGCCTAGAATACgctttattttcaataaaaagcTTTACCAAattgtttaataaattaaattatctttatcATTACCATTATATTTATCTCGATGCAGAATAAATAATCTAATTAATCATTATAGCTAGTTAATTATTACATATCTAAAGCAATTTATTGCATtcaaaagatgaaattacactttcattaaaaattagtgaaaaaaataatccataccgatatatttttatatttattaatactctattccaaatattaaactagtggtatttttattgaaaaaaaatttattttttttttctagcCATTGGACCTACAACtctataatttaaaattatatttatctaAAAAATGTTTggtaaaaattattaaataaaatcaagCTAAAAAATATGGAAACCATCAGCTTTCATgcataaaattaataattaataaaatttttgaaaattcaattttaaaaataatactaatCATCTTGCTTTTAAATTGTGTAaaccaaaaataaataataaaaaatgagagtttaattataaaagtAAATAAGGAATAATTTACGTTTTTAGTATTTACagttttaatataaaatatacccacattaaataattacgtgttaacattttttataattaaaaaaaaattaacacCTAAATCTAAATAGTGTAAAATCTACTAAGATCATCTAGTAACATATCAAGTGATTAAATATGGTATATTTAGTCTTCAATATTCTGGAAAAACTTgattttgtttcttttttttttaatatcttcaaatatttgagCAAATACTAATTGAATGGACTCAAACCTCgtgaaaaagaaaaaattaatcatGAAATTAAgtcaaaaagaaaacttacaaaaaaaaattccaCCCTCGTACTTCCTTGGTGGATATATTTTAAACACTGAATCTCCTCATTGATAATTTGTATAAGTTATTTTGTATGCCCTCAATCAAACATGAATCTATTCtccattaaaaataaaatattttcaacaactgaaaatataatttttaacCATTCCTTTCAGACTATGTTCCCACTTGTGCTAGCTCAAATAATTAGAAACTTACCGAGTTTCAAATGGAGAATAAACTctaaaatttgtttttacCTTCACTTTAATGCCTTGAAAATTAGTTAGGAGTGAACTGtaacaaaatattgattaattcccatttttaaattgtatttttgaagaaaaaaataattaaactaaaaaaaatctagATATTCATtagtaaaatattttcaggtttataattttttaagcAAACAGTAATATAGGGAGAAATAAAATAGCACAGATatctaaaaattaaatgttAATGTTCgaatttattactttttaaCCAAAACTTACCCTAACTAAATTGTTACATTAAATTAAGTTCGAATGAGACAATTTTTTCCATTGAAGTTATCATTCGATCGTAGTTTACCACACTTTTTTATTGTTATAATTCGGGAAAATCTAAACagaatttatttgtttcttACCTGAATTCTCGatacaaaatattatctatAAGTTGTTTTTGACCAAAGAAAAGTATTCAcaataaaattttgaaatttcggaagtttattttcttgaaaaatgtacaaaaaaaatatatttttattttttgattcgTTTACATATTAACTTTTGCTTCAATTCGGTTTAAAGTTTTCAGGTTTAAATAACCCAATATTATAGTGATAAGTGTTAAAAAATGATGCTTTATACACTGCAGGGCGTTTTTGACTTTAATTTAACTGTTaacaattaaaattaatttatttgacaAATTAGTGAAACCTGAAGTCATTCAgcttaaataatttttatctGTTTGTATTACTTACCTTAACAAATTTTATAGttttatttctttgaaaacaaaatttgtgcattttttattttttgattaaatgATTCAGTTGCCTAGAAGAAATTTGTTAATTTGTCCATTTTAGACAAAATTAGGAAAAAGCAAGtaagaatatattgaaagGAATGTAGTAAGAATCGAAGGAAATGACTGGATGAATAAATTTCTGTAATCGAAGGGAAAAATCCTGAATTAActttttgttaatttgAAATCAATGAATTTCGTTTCAATATTCACCTACTATATATTGAGGTGAATTGGGAAGAAAGATTAGTTAAATATAAAGGGAAgtaaatttcaataaatgaGAAGTTTCATTTATAACCATTTTTCACTTCTCTAAAGaatattagtattaatattgattgataaaaagaaaactttCGGAAATCCCTAAATAGAGGGAATAAAGAGGAGAGTTTTTTTAGattctaattaattttcctTTCTCAATACTAAATACTTTTAGATCATTAAGTATAATAAATcccaatttctttttcatgAATTATTAGAGCCTTATGTACAATTGAAATGATTGGCcaattttctaatttattactaattgaataattaagAAGTTTAAtcaattgaaatttttttcgTTACTATTAAAATGTTACGACATAATTTTTAGTGATGATAGTTGTGATAGTAGCAACAGTTAGTTGCATAAAGATAGTGTTatcatcaataataataataataatattaatattattattactattgccatttattattagcGGAATGTAAAGAATCCTAATtagaatttatttcaaatataaagCGACAGCAAAAATAAGTAAAGGCATGCTACTTGTATTATAAGTAAAGCATTCACCAATATTCAAgttaattctaattttgaagattctttctgtaataattttgtattCAATCACTaaaccaaaaaaaaaaaatttaccagttttcaaattcattgtTTGTATTTCTATACCATTAAGTTTTGCCAATAAAATTACCAGGAAAAGTTTTCTTATACGAAAAAAAATAGGTGGAAAATTGTGATATCTTAAAATTACAAGAAATTCCCCATTTACTTCAATAAAATTCCTATCAGCCaataatgattttgatATATCTCATCATAGCTTTAACGCCTAGTAGATtacattaattatttctatcCATACATGATTTTAAGTTTTACTAGATAAAAAAgcaatattataatattcaGCTTACTTAACACTTATATCGATCATTGGACTTTTATGTTTGCAATTTAATGTGTTGTATAGCAATGAACTGATTGCTAAAAATTAGTTCATTTATTAcgaatattattttatgcTCTCTTCCTCCTAAACTAACTTAAATAATCAGAGATTCTATTCATAACCATTTCATTTCAATTGTACTATTAATTTAGGCCAATATTCACGATTCATATCAGTATTAAGATAAAGAAAGTGCCATTAATTAGAATCCCAACCAAGATAATATTTAGTTCcaataaaataaagataaataatacattttcaaatttaattatagtGTCGCCAAATCAGATTACATTTTtacttttcttctttaaagcagcaaataaataaatccaaataataattatgaGAATCAGAAAAAAGTATTCTGAGGCTAAAACATATTCTAAAATGTATTCTAAGTGTgttatataattttcaaatttaaagacTTTGTCTCTAAGTCTAACTAAAAAGTTAGAGTTTATTACTCAATTACGAGATTGCGCAATATTCGtgatttttcttaaataattataaaggGGAGAATTTTGcaaaataagaattaaatgatcACTCGattcatattttcttcCAACCTGTAAAATTTAACAATTATTTGCcaattttgatatttattttttgttgcTAATTGTCCAACTATGATAAATctaagaattaaatatttcaataatcaAAAATCCATAGAATACTCAAGACATACTAATCTACCATAAATAATACACTAATCTTagataaaatattcttgGCTAAATCTCCAACGGAATATTTACCTGTAATGGTAATATCTAACAAGTCGTAGAAAATCTTGCTTCAGATGCCACTAGATGAGTATTACTACATAGTGCAAATTTGACAAATCTCGACTAGTCAAATTCACagtaattcaaaatttgattttataaattattggctttcattttttttgaattgcAAGTAAAGATATGTTTCGCATTCGTAAGCTTTGTTAGCAGTATTAACGAGATCCTTGCCATATGAGTGCTTTCTGAAAAGATGAATTCTTTCACAAAGTGATGAGGTAAAACATTCCAAGCATGAAACATCTCCATTAGAGCAGAGATCTTTACAGGTAGAGACTCTATCGGAACAACTTTGGAGATACGAGTTTTCTGTAAATCTCAtcataatattgaatatcaTTTTCTCCATTAAATTGACTAGATCATCAGTAGTACATTCTCTAGGATTGGGGAGGTAATTACTAGTAGGAGCGCATACAATTTGTTTTGGAATATAATCTCTCTTCTGGCAAACCAACATCGCGGCGCTCAAGTCTGAAATGTATCCCAATCTGGTACTAATGACTTCTTGGTGCGAGGCTAAAGCATCCTTAAGTTGTAGGATTTCTTCTGTTTCAGGTTGATTGGTCTcactttctttatttattaactttGTGAGAAGCAATGACTTTGCGTATAAGGCATCATTTTTACCTTGCAAATTGACTAATAAAGAACCAGCCCCTCTGACTAATTCTTTGGAGCACTTTCTATCAACATCAAGCCCATTAACTACTGAAACAACTTCATTCTTATATTGCTCGTCCAATTTAATAGTTCTATCCAACTCTAAAAGGAGCTCCTTTGTATCTCTAGTAACTCTGACATTGTAAACTGCCAATTCAGAAGACAACTTTGAAATTTGCTCCATTTCACTAGCAATCAAAGAATCCAAATTATCATCAAGACCTATAACTGAAGAAGAGTAACCATGAGTAAAACTATCTGGATGGCTGAATCTCATTTGTGATGCCTTAGTTAAGACATCTAATTGCATTGTGGCCAAGTGAGTCCCTGCTTTAGGCTTGCAAGTGTCATCTACCAGAGCTGATTCCTCTAAGGGTGACTTCTCAGCAAAAGTACCATATCCCTTCTTTGCTTTACctaatttcttttcctcAGCCTGTTTCAACTTCctcaatttcttttcttcctcCTTTTGCTGTTTTTCTCTCAACTTCTCCTCCTTTTCCCTCTGTTTTCTTGCTTCCTTTTCAGCCTTAGTTTccttttgtttcttttccttctttggttttttctctttcttaGCCTTTTTATCCTCTACAACAACAGTTCCTTGCTCAGCAACAGCAACTTCTTGCTCAGCAGCAGCAACTTCTTCCTCATCAGTAGCACCCTCCTGAGTCTTCACcttcttctctttcttggcctttttctctttcttggcctttttctctttcttgGCTTTCTTATCTTTGTCCTTCTTGCCCTCGGCCTCCTCTACAGGTCCTTCCTGAGCTCCTTCCTGAGCTCCTTCCTGAGCTCCTTCCTGAGCTCCTTCCTGAGCTCCTTCCTTAACTCCCTCCTGAGCTCCTTCCTCCCCGGCCTTTGATTCCTTCACCTTTTTACCCTTCTTGGCTTTCTTCTCCTTCTTCTCCttcttttgtttcttttgtttcttATTCTTCTTGCCCTTCTCAGCTTTCTTATCTGGCTCACCTGAATCTACTGTTGAATCACTAGTAGATGAAACATGTGGCTCAATAGAAGGGTCAACAGAAGTTTGCAGTAAGGAAAAATGTTGAGTTGTTGAATGATAATTAGATACTTGAAGTATCACAAATACAAATGCTAAGattgaaaaaaagagtTTCATTCTTGTATTGACTTAGCaagataaaataaaaaaagtggtgagaaaaaatataaaaaataaagtaaaaatgACGAATTATGTAGATACTATGTTAGTCAGTATCTaagtatttaaatatttaagttATTAAGATTACTCTCCAcataaattcaaataaaatatattcgAGGCTAGACATAAACGGTACTGGTAGTACCGCTACATAATTTTACTTAATGTAGATGCTAGCCCGCGATAAAGTTTGATTCTATTTTTGGTAATTTACACAGAATTTGGTTTATAGTAAGTCTATTTGGTACATTTCtctaaaagaaaattataacTTTGCGCGAATTGATCTTACCACGGTATTCtttaaaacaagaaaaaaatttaaatttacaaCTTAAATTAATGCTTTGATGCTTTCCTCATCTAGTATTAAATTAACTGAAGcattgatttattttcagttCTAAACTTTAATAACACGTGAATATCAGATCTACCTTATTCAACtaagaaaatttattaatttacgaatttatttgtattaaaacattaaaatctttttcttcatttttctttattctttaattattagtTAATCATTAGATTTACAACCTTGTTATTTCATCCTTTTCATTTTCTCCATCTTCATTTCCGTCCCCgtcttcatcttcatcttctcCAGGTTCTTTTTCTACTTGAGCCACTGTTGTGCCACTGCTGGTTGCACTGCTACTAGTTGCACTACTGCTGATTGCACTGCTACTGGTTGCACTACTGCTGGTTGCACCACTAGTAGTACCAACAGAAAGTAATCCAGAATTCTTCATTTCATCAATCTTAGCTCTTAGTTCTGCCTGAGAAACAAACCCTAATTCATTACATCTCTGAATTTGTTCAGATAAACCTTCCCTTTTCATAATTAGAGCCCTTATTTCTGGAATATTGCTACACCTTTTCATTCTACAGCCATCAAGTCTGCAATTCTCACAGCCATTATGTTGGCTTGacttattatcaatttcaatattacaATTCCTGAGTTCTTGGttcaataaaataatcATAAGGTATGTACAAATACCACCTTCGAAGAGCATAATAGCTAGTCTTTTTTCCTCATCAGTAGATTCAGGTGGTGGTATTGATGGAATTTTATATTCACTTCCTGAAATACCatacttttcttttcttttcttatgCTTTTTGAATGCTTCACTCAGTTGAGTATGGtctttttcatatttaatCTTTTGTTGGCTTGATGCCTTCAGCTTAACACCACTCAAAATTgcatttttaatatcatcaGGTAACTTTTGATATGTTTTAGTTTTTTCAGCAACATCAGCTTTAAAATGAGAGTGACCCATAATAGAATGAGCCAGGAAACGTGAAAGAATcgaattaattttttcttccaaaATCCTTCCTACTTCTGATTCAGTTGGGGCATCCATAATATTATATGTTTCTTTGCTTGTGAGAGCCAAAAAACTTTCGCAAGAAAGAATTTTACTAAAGATTCTTCGAgcttctttaattaattgatttcGTTCTAAGATGAGTGTACTTTGTAAATTCTGAGCAGCAAGGCAACTACTGCATGAGGATAGATCTTCAAGTCCTGGGCATTGTGAACAGTAAGCCATTGATGTACAACTCAAGCATTCCTGTCTAGTACAActattacaaatatttttttgctTAACAACATTGTTAATAATGGAAACTTTTAGAGCTATTTGATATACTTTGGCTTCAAGTTTACCCTTGAGTATTTGGTATTGCTCCTTTGTACATTTATATGGTATATGACTCTTGTATAATATAAAGGCAGAAAGATTTTCCATTTGGAGAGAATTTTTGACTAGgcaatttttaattattttttccaagATACTAAACATATCATCTATAGTATTTGAAATAGTTTtacatttttcttttcttccaAAAGCTTCTTTACATGTCTTACAGCTCTTTGAGCTAATTATTCTGCACCTATTTCTGCAAAACCCTGTTTCATTTGTAATTTTAATCGATGCCATTTGACAGAAACTTTTCGCCatataaatttgatttgaaAGAATGAAAACAGATTCAAGTAAAGTTTCTTTACATTTAGAATCTTTCATTTGCCTATTAtgttcttttttaatagtcCTATAGACCTCTTTGTtattttgtaatatttcttttgctttatttatttgagaaTCACTAGAAACAACCTGTGACTCCAGATATAATTGCATAATACCAAGATCAAATGGCAAATTGTCACTTTCAGAGATTTTCTCtaaatttggatttggaGGTTTTTGAACagcttcttcttcttcatcatccTCGTCATCAGtatcatcttcttttttaagaCCTGCAGAAGAGCTATGCTTTTTATTTCTCAATTCTTCCTCTGAGCTAGCAATATTTTCCTGAGTTTTTCCGTGTTTTCCacctttattttttcttttaaacaTACCAAATAATTGACTTTTAAGTCCTTTTTTAGCACCTATGCTTGAGATTTCCGGAGAAGATTTACTTTTAAAAAGATTTCCTGAAAAaccaaataatttcttctttttatgTTTAGGTTTAAACTCAACTGATAATACAGAAGAAGAATCTGTTTGGTCTGAGGAATCTGATATTGATAAAGAGTCTTTACTGTCACTTCCTAATGAAACAGTATCATATGAGCTGAGTGAACCTGAATCCGAACTATCGTAATTTGCAGTTGCTTTTAATAGAGAGACTAGGGTGATACTTTGAAAGTTCTTCGATAAGGATAATTTggaagataataatttttcatcTATATTTTCACATAGTattgtaaaaaaaataacaacAAGATATAACCATAAATTGTGACCAATCATCTTGAATATGAAATTCAAGTTTATTGCACTTTTATTCCcctttatttattagtaacttttttttcagatttaattatttctatattaaaataattataaggTGTAGAAACGGAAACTCTACACCTTAcatcatttaataattgtgCTACCAGGAAAGATTCATGTGTTTCTAATTTTACACACATTACAAGTAAcctatatataaaaaaaaaaaaaaaaaaaaaaaaaaaaaaaaaaaaaacccaaggaaaaagaaatgaaaaagttaaaaaGCTGAATAGAGGTTAAGTTTATGTTGTAATAACAATATTGCGAGTTTGTTCCTTtcttaattcaaattatcattttaaATCAGATTTAATTTTCACACAATGTGGCGCGCAtcaaattacaaaaaatagTTCGGGCGCAGTGGCTGAAATTGACTTGAAAGTgcattttaaaaaaatattaacaaataatttcaattcGGCACAGCTCTTTAGAGTGGAAGCTTTTAATAGAGCttatatttgttaataCTTTgactttttaattatatcagCAGAAATCATACATTATTTGATCTTCGGGACAATTCATTTAATCAGTCcacaatattattattattaaccATCTTTCACTaggtaaaaaaaaataatgcaCTAGAAGTAAACATGATAAaactaatattttaatcctaaaaaaaattaaatttgaaaccATTAAATAAAGGTAGGGATTGAATTAGTCAAAACTCTTAAGCTTGCTGGagataatattaacaaagTAAATTAACAAACATAACTAAATTCAGAGAATTAATATGAAAACATTGAAGAAAAGGTAATAATATCACAGGCTATTGtctttttcttatttaatCATCAAGTTGTCGAATAGCTTTAAtgcttaatattaaatcgGTATATGTTTCTTGGATTAAAGTATCACAATTTTAGAATATCtgatttttctttatttttaatattttcaccCTATTAAACTCGGAATAAACATAATAATTTAGCGGAATGAGCAGATTTGACCCAAAAGatcaaatttttctaaatcaATAGCGACTTTCGGGATACTTTTTTAAGTATATTGCAAGTTAAcagattttattattatagaCGGGTTAAATTAATCGGTCATCTGAGGAGCTTAGAATTGGAGTAAATTGTAGGCCATTACTGCCGTTTGGGTCATTGCCCTCGGTGTTTGAGTTAGTTCCAAATCTCCTATTTTCTGGTGAATTTGTTCTACTCAATCTTCTTTCATTTGCAgtatatttcaaaagaCTGGTCTTGCGTCTCTTAGATTTGGAAACATTTTGTTTTCTTCTCGAGACAGAAGTTCTAGCTCTTAGCTTGCCTAGATTACTTGTTTGACTATTTATTGAATCATTTGAACTATTCACTTTTGAATTCAATGATGTTCGTTGTGCGCCAAGTTGAAATTTGCTTTCAAATCTCGATTTGACTTTCTCTCCTTCAGTAGTGTGTACCATATCAGTGGTAGGAGATTTTGGAGGGCTAGGCATTcctttattcttttttgaacTTGATGTAGAATTTTTATTGCTTCTATTTTTCCTCCTTTTAGAGCTTCCTTTCCGGTGAGTTTTAGattttaaattagaaatacgactagttatttttttttattttggattcttttttatctttttcttctagtttatttaaaaaatagttTGAAAGTTTTGTTTCTTCATAATTCACATTCATTGAACTTTCAATATGCGAAGATAAGTTACTGTCTCCCATATTTGAAGTATTAGTTCTTTCAGGTAGTAAAGATCTGGCTTTCTTTTTTGTCAAATTCATGTTTGAACTAACTAAAGATTCACTAGAAAAACTTTTTTTGGGCTCGCCATTTGAATAAGAACCGGATGAAGGTAGAGGATGAGGAAGAGGTCTTTGGCCAAATGGGCCAATGCTAGtcatattttcttcatcttcttcctcttcttccttTTCATCATCTAGATCTGATGAATTTCTTCTATTCAAGTTCTTGTTAGCTCTAGCTTTGCGTTTCTTTAGTAAATATTCCAATCCTCTCCTAGTTAGAGgcttttttttactttttggTTTTGGTAATCGAAAAGAACCTCGGTGTTTTGTTTTAGCAACTGCTGACTCTAGATTCAAGTCTTCACCCTTTGGTATCGGAGCATGAGATGGAGCTCCGCTAGAAGGGGAAGTGTAAGAATGAGGAGTTGGCGTTGGTGATGGAGAAGGGCGAGGAGGTAGTGGCGGCGGCAAAGGAGAAGGAGTAGAAGAGGGGGAGACAGAAGGCGATGGAGTTCTATGCCCATTTCTtaaatcttcatcttctagATATGAtgaatttcttctttcagAGTTTCTGTTATACCCAGTTCTGTGCTTCTTTAGTAATTCGTGCAAACCTTTCTTAGTTAAAGGCTTATTTTTGCTACGTGGTTTCACCACTTTAGAATATAATTCTTCTACTGTACTCATTGTTGGTTCTGAAGTCAAGTTTTCATCCTCTTGTGTAGGAACATGGGGTGTAGCTTCATCAGAAACGACGGCATAAAAAGGAGAAGGAGGAGGAGAAGGAGGAGGAgaaggaggaggaggaggaggaggaggaggaggaggaggaggaggaggaggaggaggaggagcAGATGAACCGGATGAAGGTGGAGGATGAGGAGGAGTTCTTTTTCCATTTCCAAAACCTCCAGCTCGAGACGAAGAGTTTCTTCTAGTTGTATTTTGATTAGTTCCTGTTTTGTGTTTCTCTATTAAATCTCTCAAGCCTCTCCTAGTTAAAGGTTTTCTCTTACTTTTTGGTTCTTTTTGAGAAGAATCTTGGTGGTTTGTTTTACCAACTGCTGAGTTcagattcaaattttcatCCTTTTGAGTCGAAATATGAGATGGAATTCTGTTAGATAGAGGGGTATAAGGAGGAGGAGACGGCGGAGGAGATGGTGGCGAAGAAGGAGGTGGAGGTGGAGGCGGTGGTGGAGGAGAATGAGGAGGCGGCGGTGGAGCAGATGAACCGGATGAAGGTGGAGGATGAGGAGGAGAAGGAGGTCTTTGGCCAAATGGGCCAATGTTAGttataatttcttcatcttcttcctcttcatCATCTAGATCTGATGAATTTCTTCTATTCGAGTTCTTGTTAGCCCCAGTTCTGTGTTTTTTTAGTAATTTATCTAAAGCTCTCTTAGTTAAAGGCCTTCTACTACTTTTTGGTCCTAATTGAGAAGAGCCCCATTGGCTTGTTTTATCAACTGTTGGGCCCGAATTCCAGTTTTCATTTTCTCTTGTCGGAATATGGGATGGAATTCCGTTAGAGGGGGAAACATAAGAAGGAGGAGATGGCTTAGGATAAGTCGGTGGTTGAGGGGCAGGAAATGAAGGTGGGGAAGGAATATTAAGGGATGGAGTTCTTTTCTCATCTAAACTTTTATCTCGAGACAAAGGATTTCTTCCATTCAGACTTCTGTTAGCTCCAGTTCTGTGTTTTTTTAGTAATTTATCTAAAGCTCTCTTAGTTAAAGGCCTTCTACTACTTTTTGGTCCTAATTGAGAAGAGCCCCATTGGCTTGTTTTATCAACTGTTGGGCCCGGATTCCAGTTTTCATTTTCTCTTGTCGGAATATGGGATGGAATTCCGTTAGAAGGGGAAGTATAAgaaggaggaggaggaggaggaggaggaggaggaggaggaggaggaggaggcGGTGGCGGTGGTGGAGTAAATGAACCGGATGAAGGTGGAGGATGAGGAGGAGAAGGAGGTCTTTGGCCAAATGGGCCAATGTTAGttataatttcttcatcttcttcctcttcatCATCTAGATCTGATGAATTTCTTCTATTCGAGTTCTTGTTAGCCCCAGTTCTGtgtttctttattaaatcttccaattcttttttgGTTAAAGGTTTTCTCTTACTTTTTGGTTCTTTTCGAGGAAAACCTTGGTGGTTTGTTTTACCCATTGTTGGATCTGAAGTCAAATTTTTATCCTTTGGAATCGGAGTATGAGATGGAGTCCCGCTAGGAATGGAGGGAGGAGGAGGGGCAGGAAATGAAGGCGGAGGAGGAATATTAGGCGATGGAGTTCTTTTTTCATCTCCTAAACTTTTATCTCGAGACAAAGGATTTCCTCCAGTCAAATTTCTGTTAACTCTAGTTTTGtgtttctttaataaatcttcCAAATCTCTCCTAGTTAAAGGCTTTCTCTTACTTTTTGGTTCTTTTTGAGAAGAATCTTGGTGGTTTGTTTTACCAACTGCTGAGTTcagattcaaattttcatCCTTTGGAATCGGAGTATGAGATGGAGTCCCGCTAGGAATGGAGGGAGGAGGAGGGGCAGGAAACGAAGGCGGAGGAGGAATATTAGGCGATGGAGTTCTTTTTTCATCTCCTAAACTTTTATCTCGAGACAAAGGATTTCCTCCAGTCAAATTTCTGTTAGCCCCAGTTCTGTGTTTCTTTAGTAAATCTtccaattcttttttgGTTAAAGGTTTTCTCTTACTTTTTGGTTCGTTTTGAAAAGAATCTTGGTGGTTTGTTTTACTCATTGTTGGATCTGAAGTCAAGTTTCCATCCTTTGGAATCGGAGCAGGGGATGAAGTTCCGCTAGGAATTGAGGGAGGAGGAGGGGCAGGAAATGAAGGTGGAGGAGGAATATTGAACGATTGAGTTCCTTGCTCACTTCCTAAATTTTCCTCTAAAGTTGAACTTCCTCCAACCAGATCTTCACCAGCTCCATCCTTGGGCTCTACAAaatttttagaattttgAGAACTAAATCCCATTTCACTATTTTTAcctaaatattttttcaggGTTCTAGttaa
Coding sequences within it:
- a CDS encoding signal peptide containing protein (transcripts identified by EST), encoding MKLFFSILAFVFVILQVSNYHSTTQHFSLLQTSVDPSIEPHVSSTSDSTVDSGEPDKKAEKGKKNKKQKKQKKEKKEKKAKKGKKVKESKAGEEGAQEGVKEGAQEGAQEGAQEGAQEGAQEGPVEEAEGKKDKDKKAKKEKKAKKEKKAKKEKKVKTQEGATDEEEVAAAEQEVAVAEQGTVVVEDKKAKKEKKPKKEKKQKETKAEKEARKQREKEEKLREKQQKEEEKKLRKLKQAEEKKLGKAKKGYGTFAEKSPLEESALVDDTCKPKAGTHLATMQLDVLTKASQMRFSHPDSFTHGYSSSVIGLDDNLDSLIASEMEQISKLSSELAVYNVRVTRDTKELLLELDRTIKLDEQYKNEVVSVVNGLDVDRKCSKELVRGAGSLLVNLQGKNDALYAKSLLLTKLINKESETNQPETEEILQLKDALASHQEVISTRLGYISDLSAAMLVCQKRDYIPKQIVCAPTSNYLPNPRECTTDDLVNLMEKMIFNIMMRFTENSYLQSCSDRVSTCKDLCSNGDVSCLECFTSSLCERIHLFRKHSYGKDLVNTANKAYECETYLYLQFKKNESQ
- a CDS encoding signal peptide containing protein — protein: MIGHNLWLYLVVIFFTILCENIDEKLLSSKLSLSKNFQSITLVSLLKATANYDSSDSGSLSSYDTVSLGSDSKDSLSISDSSDQTDSSSVLSVEFKPKHKKKKLFGFSGNLFKSKSSPEISSIGAKKGLKSQLFGMFKRKNKGGKHGKTQENIASSEEELRNKKHSSSAGLKKEDDTDDEDDEEEEAVQKPPNPNLEKISESDNLPFDLGIMQLYLESQVVSSDSQINKAKEILQNNKEVYRTIKKEHNRQMKDSKCKETLLESVFILSNQIYMAKSFCQMASIKITNETGFCRNRCRIISSKSCKTCKEAFGRKEKCKTISNTIDDMFSILEKIIKNCLVKNSLQMENLSAFILYKSHIPYKCTKEQYQILKGKLEAKVYQIALKVSIINNVVKQKNICNSCTRQECLSCTSMAYCSQCPGLEDLSSCSSCLAAQNLQSTLILERNQLIKEARRIFSKILSCESFLALTSKETYNIMDAPTESEVGRILEEKINSILSRFLAHSIMGHSHFKADVAEKTKTYQKLPDDIKNAILSGVKLKASSQQKIKYEKDHTQLSEAFKKHKKRKEKYGISGSEYKIPSIPPPESTDEEKRLAIMLFEGGICTYLMIILLNQELRNCNIEIDNKSSQHNGCENCRLDGCRMKRCSNIPEIRALIMKREGLSEQIQRCNELGFVSQAELRAKIDEMKNSGLLSVGTTSGATSSSATSSSAISSSATSSSATSSGTTVAQVEKEPGEDEDEDGDGNEDGENEKDEITRL